One genomic window of Leptotrichia shahii includes the following:
- a CDS encoding MATE family efflux transporter — MEEKTLNKKAVYKKVVNIGLPVAIENMIYALMNFVDMFMVGKEIVALGLGTVAVAGLGFANQVFMIFMTSLFGMNSGGGILAAQYFGNKDYKNLKRCLGITVIVGFLFSLLFLFAGLFVPKLVISIFTNDKKVIETGASYLQIVAWTYPLVGVGFAFNIQLRAIGKTKYSFYSSVFGLLINVTINYVLIFGHFGFSAMGVRGAAVATVIARIISTSYIIYIIYKLKLPIAGKINELFDLSMEFFVKVMKISLPVFIHEILWVLGASMYVMIFGRMGTNFAAAVQVVKSISSLVLTLLFGLSSATSAIIGNEIGAGREDKAYDYSIILLKVAVLSGIVIGAIVFIFSPFILLHVNEKSYPLAREIVKAEVFVIFIKAISLQLLVGILRSGGDTVWTMFTDLIPLWFVAIPITYFSGLYSGLPVAVVYLLSCSDEVIKIVPCMLRLKSKKWINNLVS; from the coding sequence ATGGAAGAAAAAACATTAAATAAAAAAGCAGTTTATAAAAAGGTAGTCAATATTGGATTGCCTGTAGCAATTGAAAATATGATTTATGCACTTATGAATTTTGTTGATATGTTTATGGTGGGGAAAGAGATTGTGGCACTTGGGCTGGGGACAGTTGCTGTTGCAGGATTGGGATTTGCTAATCAGGTATTTATGATTTTTATGACATCACTTTTTGGGATGAACAGCGGCGGTGGAATTTTGGCGGCACAGTATTTTGGAAATAAGGATTATAAGAACTTGAAGAGATGTCTTGGAATAACTGTTATTGTTGGCTTTTTATTTTCGCTTCTATTCCTTTTTGCTGGATTGTTTGTACCAAAACTTGTAATTTCAATATTTACAAATGATAAAAAAGTTATAGAAACAGGGGCTTCATATTTGCAAATAGTAGCTTGGACTTATCCGCTTGTGGGAGTGGGATTTGCGTTTAATATACAGCTTCGTGCAATCGGAAAAACAAAGTATTCGTTTTATTCAAGCGTATTTGGTCTTTTGATAAATGTAACTATAAATTATGTATTGATTTTTGGACATTTTGGATTTTCTGCGATGGGAGTACGTGGTGCTGCGGTTGCAACAGTTATTGCAAGAATTATAAGTACTTCTTATATCATTTATATAATCTACAAGTTAAAATTGCCAATTGCTGGGAAGATAAATGAATTATTTGATTTGTCGATGGAATTTTTTGTAAAAGTTATGAAAATATCGCTTCCTGTATTTATTCACGAAATATTATGGGTACTTGGGGCAAGTATGTATGTAATGATTTTTGGAAGAATGGGAACAAATTTTGCAGCTGCAGTTCAAGTTGTAAAATCAATTAGCAGTCTTGTATTAACGTTGTTATTTGGTCTTTCAAGTGCGACTTCAGCTATAATTGGTAATGAGATTGGAGCTGGAAGAGAAGATAAGGCTTATGATTATTCAATAATATTGTTAAAGGTGGCAGTTCTTTCAGGTATTGTGATTGGAGCGATTGTATTTATTTTCAGTCCATTTATATTGCTTCATGTAAATGAAAAAAGTTATCCATTGGCAAGGGAAATTGTAAAAGCAGAAGTTTTTGTAATTTTCATAAAGGCAATTAGTTTGCAATTATTAGTTGGAATTTTACGTTCGGGAGGAGATACAGTCTGGACAATGTTTACTGATTTGATTCCGCTTTGGTTCGTTGCAATTCCGATTACATATTTTTCTGGACTTTATTCAGGATTGCCAGTTGCAGTTGTGTATTTGCTTTCGTGCAGTGATGAAGTAATAAAGATCGTTCCTTGTATGTTAAGGCTAAAGAGCAAGAAATGGATAAATAATTTGGTAAGTTAA
- the fabV gene encoding enoyl-ACP reductase FabV, with the protein MVIKPRLKGGLALTNHPIGAKEFVKRQIDYVKSQDKYEGPKKVLIIGSSSGYGLATRISLAFGAGAETIGVAFEKGIEGKRTGSAGWWNTIAFDEAAEKEGLKYKNFIGDAFSFEMKDDVIKFIKEEFGGKIDLLIYSLASAVRTDPIDGVTYRSALKSTTRDITGPTINFEKEIMEDTTMGVATPEEIKSTVKVMGGEDWKLWIEALDKGGVLSEGFKTVAYSYLGPKVTYGIYKEGTIGAAKRDLEHTSDILNDFLKKRYNGEAYVSLSKALMTKASAVIPIFPLYAALLYKVMKEKGIHEGTIEQKHRLLTKMVYGNEPVIDEERRLRPDNWEMREDVQAEVEALWDKVTPENFKEISDYAGAREEFMQLNGFDFDNVDYDADLDLEELAKLRP; encoded by the coding sequence ATGGTTATAAAACCTAGATTAAAAGGTGGTTTAGCACTTACAAATCATCCAATTGGAGCAAAGGAATTTGTAAAGAGACAAATTGATTATGTAAAATCGCAAGATAAGTATGAAGGTCCAAAAAAAGTACTAATTATTGGTTCTTCTTCTGGATATGGACTTGCAACAAGAATTTCCCTTGCTTTTGGTGCTGGAGCTGAAACTATCGGAGTGGCATTTGAAAAAGGTATCGAAGGGAAAAGAACTGGATCTGCTGGCTGGTGGAATACAATTGCATTTGATGAAGCTGCTGAAAAAGAAGGACTAAAATATAAAAATTTCATTGGTGATGCTTTTTCTTTTGAAATGAAAGATGATGTAATAAAATTCATCAAGGAAGAATTTGGCGGAAAAATTGACTTATTAATTTACAGCTTAGCAAGTGCTGTCAGAACTGATCCTATTGATGGAGTTACTTACCGTTCTGCCCTAAAATCTACAACAAGAGATATTACAGGACCAACTATTAACTTTGAAAAAGAAATTATGGAAGATACAACAATGGGTGTTGCAACTCCAGAAGAAATTAAAAGTACTGTAAAAGTTATGGGTGGAGAAGACTGGAAATTATGGATTGAAGCGCTTGATAAAGGCGGAGTTCTTTCTGAAGGCTTTAAAACAGTAGCTTACTCGTATTTAGGACCAAAAGTGACTTATGGAATTTATAAGGAAGGTACAATTGGAGCTGCAAAAAGAGATTTGGAACATACTTCTGATATTTTGAATGACTTTTTAAAGAAAAGATATAACGGAGAGGCTTATGTTTCATTAAGTAAAGCGTTAATGACAAAAGCAAGTGCAGTTATCCCTATTTTCCCATTATACGCAGCATTACTTTATAAAGTAATGAAGGAAAAAGGTATTCATGAAGGTACAATTGAACAAAAACATAGATTATTAACTAAAATGGTTTATGGAAATGAGCCAGTAATTGACGAAGAAAGGAGATTACGTCCAGATAACTGGGAAATGCGTGAAGATGTTCAAGCTGAAGTAGAAGCACTTTGGGATAAAGTTACTCCAGAAAACTTTAAAGAAATAAGTGATTACGCTGGAGCAAGGGAAGAATTCATGCAATTAAATGGATTTGACTTTGACAACGTAGATTACGATGCTGATCTTGATTTAGAAGAATTGGCAAAATTAAGACCTTAA
- a CDS encoding phospholipase D family protein yields MDLAGRKKCLLIGIFSIFAMSCSTIKTPPLGVDYESPMRDSDNVEFHYDLTYLDKDGNIRYDRKIWDATYKIVDEAKDYLIVEMFLFNDIYNKDKEHFPEFAKEYTRRLIKKKMENPDLKVYVLSDENNNLYGAFEHPFITDMKKAGIDVIVVDIFKLKDTFPWYSPIWRTLIEPHGNPQGKGWIGNFYGPMWPKLTLRNLLRALNVKADHRKIFLNEGNVVISSANIHDPSYFHENVAISANGEIVKDVLQGLKHVAEFSGGKIDIDEKQGNQINNSQIGNLVENEKNLVNNSIKNNFLEDENEKKVREIEKKKEDFVEEETRRFAQTGKLPEKSQESNDKKQQDDLKVGDVLTRFDDENNKYKLQFVTEAKIGEHLDKDIENTKAGDEILMGMYFLADRGVVDRLIKASNRGVKIRIIFDRSRDAFGMSTNGLPNKPVSKKLKKKTKNKIEIKWYFTNNEQYHTKITLIKKTDGNVIIQTGSANLIRKNIRGYIMDANFRILTNADSKLTRDIYTYFDRLWENKDGLFTVNFDDEPTTKASTDFMYKILDATQLGSF; encoded by the coding sequence ATGGATTTAGCAGGAAGAAAAAAGTGCTTATTAATTGGTATTTTTTCAATCTTTGCAATGTCGTGTTCTACAATAAAAACTCCGCCACTTGGAGTAGATTATGAAAGTCCGATGCGAGATAGTGATAATGTTGAGTTTCATTATGATTTAACTTATCTTGACAAGGATGGGAATATTCGGTATGATAGAAAAATCTGGGATGCGACTTATAAGATTGTAGACGAGGCAAAGGATTATCTGATTGTGGAGATGTTTTTGTTTAATGACATTTATAATAAGGATAAGGAGCATTTTCCAGAGTTTGCTAAGGAATATACAAGAAGGCTTATTAAAAAGAAGATGGAAAATCCTGATTTAAAGGTGTATGTGCTTTCAGATGAGAATAATAATTTGTATGGGGCTTTTGAGCATCCATTTATTACAGATATGAAAAAAGCGGGAATTGATGTCATAGTGGTGGATATTTTTAAATTAAAAGATACATTTCCTTGGTATTCGCCTATTTGGAGAACTTTGATAGAACCTCATGGAAATCCACAGGGAAAAGGCTGGATTGGGAATTTTTATGGTCCAATGTGGCCTAAATTGACTTTGAGAAATTTGTTGAGGGCTTTAAATGTAAAGGCAGATCATAGAAAGATATTTTTGAATGAAGGAAATGTTGTAATTTCCAGTGCAAATATTCATGATCCTAGTTATTTTCATGAGAATGTGGCAATATCGGCTAATGGTGAAATTGTAAAGGATGTTTTGCAAGGGTTAAAGCACGTGGCTGAGTTTTCAGGTGGGAAGATTGATATTGATGAAAAGCAAGGAAATCAAATAAATAATAGTCAAATTGGAAATTTGGTTGAGAATGAAAAAAATTTAGTGAATAATTCTATAAAAAATAATTTTTTAGAAGATGAAAATGAGAAGAAAGTTAGGGAAATTGAGAAAAAAAAGGAAGATTTTGTGGAAGAAGAAACAAGAAGATTTGCACAAACTGGGAAACTTCCTGAGAAAAGTCAAGAATCTAATGATAAAAAGCAGCAAGATGATTTGAAAGTTGGAGATGTCCTTACAAGATTTGATGATGAAAATAATAAGTATAAGCTCCAATTTGTAACAGAAGCGAAGATTGGAGAGCATTTAGATAAGGATATTGAGAATACGAAAGCTGGGGACGAGATACTTATGGGAATGTACTTTCTAGCAGATAGAGGGGTTGTTGATAGATTAATAAAAGCGTCAAATCGTGGAGTAAAAATTAGGATTATTTTTGATAGAAGCAGGGATGCCTTTGGAATGAGCACTAATGGGCTTCCAAATAAGCCAGTTTCTAAAAAGTTAAAGAAAAAGACTAAAAATAAAATAGAGATAAAATGGTATTTTACCAATAATGAGCAATATCATACAAAGATAACACTAATAAAAAAAACAGATGGAAATGTTATAATACAAACTGGTTCAGCTAATTTAATTAGAAAAAATATACGTGGATATATAATGGATGCTAATTTTAGAATTTTGACAAATGCAGATTCTAAATTGACAAGGGATATTTACACATATTTTGATAGATTATGGGAAAATAAAGATGGACTGTTTACTGTTAATTTTGATGATGAGCCGACTACAAAGGCTAGTACGGATTTTATGTATAAAATATTAGATGCAACGCAATTAGGCTCATTTTAG
- the efp gene encoding elongation factor P, translating into MKPAAELRQGSTYRKDNIPYLILKAERHQSTSGKRQRAAEVKFKTKELISGKIQEITVLATELMDDIILDRNQMQFLYEIDGEYNFMDQETFEQIALRTEDLGDAVNFLEEEMIIQVLMYEGTPVGVELPNTVIREVTYTEPGLKGDTIGRATKPATIANGYSLQVPLFVVIGDKIKIDTRTGEYIERAN; encoded by the coding sequence ATGAAACCAGCAGCAGAATTAAGACAAGGAAGCACATACAGAAAGGATAACATTCCATATTTAATACTAAAAGCTGAAAGACATCAGTCAACATCAGGAAAAAGACAAAGAGCAGCAGAAGTAAAATTTAAAACAAAAGAATTAATTTCAGGAAAAATTCAGGAAATTACAGTTTTGGCAACTGAACTTATGGATGACATCATTCTTGACAGAAACCAAATGCAATTTTTATATGAAATTGATGGAGAATATAACTTCATGGATCAGGAAACTTTTGAACAAATTGCTTTAAGAACAGAAGATTTAGGAGATGCAGTAAACTTCTTGGAAGAAGAAATGATTATTCAAGTGTTGATGTATGAAGGAACTCCAGTAGGAGTAGAACTTCCAAACACAGTAATTAGAGAAGTAACTTATACTGAACCAGGATTAAAGGGAGATACAATCGGAAGAGCGACAAAACCTGCGACAATTGCAAATGGGTATAGTTTGCAAGTACCTTTATTTGTGGTAATTGGAGACAAAATTAAAATTGACACAAGAACTGGTGAATACATCGAAAGAGCAAATTAA
- a CDS encoding endonuclease/exonuclease/phosphatase family protein — protein sequence MVKNKIIRGLFFVFLVFGVFSCFKKGKINEETGINRDENTVLVASFNALRLGEKQKDYKAFAQILAKFDLIGLEEVMNEKGVKKTQAYLEKLTKEKWDYIISEDSVGSENYREYFAFIYRKSKFLEARGIGFYKEKDENEFMREPYGAYFKAGNFDFVYIIAHSVFGDKEKQRLLEAASYVNVYEYFSRLTDEDDIIIAGDFNTSADNMAFKNMNDKYGVSYILNPEENLTTLSDSKLVSSYDNFFINLKKTKEFTGNFGVYNFIKNNNYAIIRRYVSDHLLIFSEYSTLEDLD from the coding sequence GTGGTGAAAAATAAAATAATTAGAGGATTATTTTTTGTATTTTTAGTTTTTGGAGTATTTTCTTGTTTTAAAAAAGGGAAGATAAATGAAGAAACTGGGATAAATCGAGATGAAAATACAGTTTTAGTTGCTTCATTTAATGCCCTTAGGCTTGGGGAAAAGCAAAAGGATTACAAGGCATTTGCACAGATTTTGGCAAAGTTTGACTTAATTGGGCTGGAAGAGGTTATGAATGAAAAAGGGGTTAAAAAAACACAGGCATATTTGGAAAAATTGACTAAGGAAAAGTGGGATTACATTATTTCGGAAGATTCTGTGGGGAGTGAGAATTATCGGGAGTATTTTGCATTTATTTATAGAAAAAGCAAGTTTTTGGAAGCAAGAGGGATTGGATTTTATAAGGAAAAGGATGAAAATGAGTTTATGAGGGAGCCTTATGGGGCTTATTTTAAAGCTGGGAATTTTGATTTTGTGTACATTATAGCACATTCGGTTTTTGGGGATAAGGAAAAGCAGAGATTATTGGAAGCAGCGAGCTATGTTAATGTTTATGAATATTTTTCTAGATTAACAGATGAAGATGATATAATTATCGCTGGGGATTTTAATACATCGGCAGATAATATGGCTTTTAAAAATATGAATGATAAATATGGTGTTTCATATATTTTGAATCCTGAAGAGAATTTAACAACACTTTCAGACAGTAAATTAGTAAGTTCTTATGACAATTTTTTTATAAATTTGAAAAAAACAAAAGAATTTACTGGAAATTTTGGGGTTTATAACTTTATAAAAAATAATAACTATGCTATAATAAGAAGATATGTATCGGATCATCTGTTAATTTTTTCAGAATATTCTACATTGGAAGATTTGGATTAA
- the metK gene encoding methionine adenosyltransferase has translation MTKKIYFTSEFVSPGHPDKICDQISDSILDACLADDETARVACETFATTGLVVVGGEITTKTYVDVQKIVRDKIYEIGYRPGMGFDSDCGVLNTIHSQSPDISMGVDTGGAGDQGIMFGGAVNETEELMPLALVLSRGIIQKLTKITRDGTLVWARPDAKAQVTLAYDENGKLLNVDTVVLSVQHNEDVTNAQIEKDLKELVIKPVLEKYNLNIENVRKFHINPTGRFVIGGPHGDSGLTGRKIIIDTYGGYFRHGGGAFSGKDPSKVDRSAAYAARWIAKNVVAAGFAQKCEVQLSYAIGVVEPVSIRVETFGTGTVEEIRIEEAVAKLFDLTPNGIQKSLNLRKPSFRYQDLAAFGHIGRTDIDLPWEKLDKVEELKKELL, from the coding sequence ATGACTAAAAAAATTTACTTTACATCGGAATTTGTATCACCAGGACATCCAGACAAGATTTGTGATCAGATTTCAGATTCAATATTAGATGCTTGTCTTGCAGATGATGAAACTGCAAGAGTAGCTTGTGAAACATTTGCAACTACTGGGCTTGTAGTTGTTGGAGGAGAAATTACGACTAAGACTTATGTGGATGTACAAAAAATTGTTAGAGATAAGATTTATGAGATTGGATATCGTCCGGGAATGGGATTTGACTCTGACTGTGGAGTGTTAAATACTATTCACTCTCAATCGCCTGATATTTCAATGGGAGTAGATACAGGCGGTGCTGGAGACCAAGGAATTATGTTTGGTGGAGCGGTTAATGAAACTGAAGAATTAATGCCTTTAGCACTTGTATTATCACGTGGAATCATTCAAAAATTAACTAAGATTACAAGGGACGGGACACTCGTATGGGCTAGACCCGATGCAAAAGCCCAAGTTACATTAGCTTACGATGAAAATGGGAAATTATTAAATGTTGATACAGTAGTTTTGTCTGTACAACATAATGAAGATGTTACAAATGCACAAATTGAAAAGGACTTGAAAGAACTTGTGATAAAACCTGTATTGGAAAAATATAACTTGAATATTGAAAATGTTAGAAAATTTCATATTAATCCAACTGGAAGATTTGTAATTGGAGGGCCTCATGGAGATTCTGGCCTTACAGGAAGAAAAATTATAATTGATACTTATGGTGGATACTTTAGACATGGTGGAGGAGCATTTTCTGGAAAAGATCCGTCGAAAGTTGACAGATCGGCAGCTTATGCAGCGAGATGGATTGCCAAAAATGTAGTTGCGGCAGGATTTGCCCAAAAATGTGAAGTTCAGCTGTCTTATGCGATTGGTGTCGTAGAACCAGTATCAATTCGTGTAGAAACATTTGGAACTGGAACAGTTGAAGAAATAAGAATTGAAGAAGCTGTTGCAAAATTATTTGATTTAACACCAAACGGAATCCAAAAATCATTGAATTTAAGAAAGCCATCATTTAGATATCAAGATTTAGCAGCTTTTGGTCATATTGGAAGAACTGATATTGATTTACCTTGGGAAAAGTTAGATAAAGTTGAAGAACTAAAGAAAGAATTATTATAA
- a CDS encoding SIMPL domain-containing protein (The SIMPL domain is named for its presence in mouse protein SIMPL (signalling molecule that associates with mouse pelle-like kinase). Bacterial member BP26, from Brucella, was shown to assemble into a channel-like structure, while YggE from E. coli has been associated with resistance to oxidative stress.): MKKIQFIIIPTILSFGLIISSALISNAMNKANKDGNRITVKGVSERRIKADKALINIVISEKSENIDELKSSISEKEKLATDLIKNLKISEEDYSIGNLRIQPNYAENSSNTKQQININSATVMPNSKISDYDGIETISIVTKNIDKAEDFFEKLSELKLQSNNIQIDKPEYFITNIEKYKKDMVVDASRNAEVRAIEMLKVNNNEIGGVKNISQGQFEVLEDTEDVKKINENESNQIYKKMRVVVTATYLIKY, from the coding sequence TTGAAAAAGATACAATTTATAATAATTCCTACAATATTATCCTTTGGGCTAATAATATCTTCGGCATTGATTTCAAATGCCATGAATAAGGCAAATAAGGATGGAAATAGAATTACGGTAAAGGGAGTGTCAGAACGTAGAATAAAAGCAGATAAGGCACTTATAAATATTGTGATTTCTGAAAAAAGTGAAAATATTGATGAATTGAAAAGTAGTATTTCAGAAAAGGAAAAATTGGCTACGGATTTGATTAAAAATCTAAAAATTAGTGAAGAAGATTACAGTATTGGAAATTTACGAATTCAGCCAAATTATGCTGAAAATTCATCAAATACAAAACAGCAGATAAATATAAATTCTGCAACAGTTATGCCAAATTCTAAAATTTCAGATTATGATGGAATTGAGACAATTTCAATTGTTACCAAAAATATTGACAAGGCTGAAGATTTTTTTGAAAAATTGTCAGAATTAAAGCTTCAAAGCAATAATATTCAGATAGATAAGCCAGAATATTTTATAACAAATATTGAAAAATATAAAAAAGATATGGTTGTGGATGCTTCACGAAATGCTGAAGTAAGAGCGATTGAAATGCTAAAAGTAAATAATAATGAAATTGGCGGAGTGAAGAATATAAGTCAAGGGCAGTTTGAAGTATTGGAAGATACGGAAGATGTGAAAAAAATAAATGAAAATGAATCTAATCAGATTTATAAAAAAATGAGAGTAGTAGTGACAGCAACATATTTAATAAAATATTAA
- a CDS encoding tetratricopeptide repeat protein, translated as MKRKIMLVVVILAIGMMSVSCFNKKKDKKKNTQTQQQQSANINTDIFNLGGQAQGNPNIKNLSPEEQQNLIDNQIDPSKVSEALTKAQNGDKEAIMSLAQLYYNLKNMDKVKQILQYGVDRNYPEAMYNLAVILKQEGNTAEANKLIARLPRGAVTSTGGAGVAGGQRVRQIRMRPGAEAYNRGVDLIKAKRYKEAKIEFEKAYNAGIKEADIRVALLNKELKNDSEAVKWFQKAANRGVKEANYEIGAILYDGGKQSESRPYLLKAYNSGNKALAMPIAMSYHQQNNMSEALKWYKIAAKNGDKNAAATVERIEKGGVIDEKKSNEKRVKTFLGNNNSSQSLTESTLNDVKSKNKAEESIKTETKPEENQPKAQTAKPSEKSSEINIDEIMKKKAAEYNK; from the coding sequence ATGAAAAGAAAAATAATGCTTGTAGTTGTAATTTTAGCAATTGGAATGATGTCAGTATCTTGTTTTAATAAGAAAAAAGATAAGAAAAAAAATACTCAAACACAACAACAGCAAAGTGCAAATATTAATACAGATATTTTTAATCTTGGGGGACAAGCGCAAGGAAATCCTAACATAAAAAATTTAAGTCCTGAAGAACAACAAAATTTAATTGACAATCAAATTGATCCTTCAAAAGTGTCAGAAGCATTGACAAAGGCACAAAATGGAGATAAGGAAGCAATTATGTCGCTTGCGCAATTATATTATAATTTGAAAAATATGGATAAAGTAAAACAAATTTTACAATATGGTGTTGATAGAAATTATCCAGAAGCTATGTATAATTTAGCAGTAATTTTAAAACAAGAGGGAAATACAGCTGAAGCTAATAAATTAATTGCAAGACTTCCAAGAGGTGCTGTAACAAGTACTGGAGGTGCTGGAGTAGCTGGAGGACAAAGAGTACGTCAAATAAGAATGCGTCCAGGTGCCGAAGCGTATAATAGAGGAGTTGATTTAATAAAAGCTAAAAGATATAAAGAAGCTAAAATCGAATTTGAGAAAGCCTATAATGCTGGAATAAAAGAAGCTGACATTCGTGTGGCACTTTTAAATAAGGAATTAAAAAATGATTCTGAAGCTGTGAAATGGTTTCAAAAAGCCGCAAATCGTGGTGTAAAGGAAGCAAATTATGAGATCGGAGCTATTTTATACGATGGTGGAAAGCAATCAGAATCACGTCCATATCTTTTGAAGGCGTATAATTCCGGAAACAAGGCTTTAGCAATGCCAATCGCAATGTCATACCATCAACAGAATAATATGTCAGAAGCCTTGAAATGGTACAAGATTGCAGCTAAAAATGGAGATAAAAATGCCGCCGCTACAGTAGAAAGAATTGAAAAAGGTGGAGTTATTGATGAGAAGAAATCAAATGAAAAAAGAGTAAAAACATTCCTAGGAAATAATAACTCTTCTCAAAGTCTTACAGAAAGTACGCTTAATGATGTAAAAAGTAAAAATAAAGCTGAAGAATCTATAAAAACTGAAACTAAGCCAGAAGAAAATCAACCAAAAGCGCAAACAGCAAAACCTTCTGAAAAGTCCTCGGAAATAAATATAGATGAAATTATGAAGAAAAAAGCAGCTGAATATAATAAATAG
- a CDS encoding flotillin family protein produces MMGAVIFYGLIIVIILGIILSLFAYVRVPNDKMAFISGFRKRMVSGRLAFYVRAFERVDYLDLAVFSVDVDTKQFVPTNDFINIKADAIVKLQVGTAQEIMLIASKNFLNKNHEYMSNAIKDVLEGNLREIIGQMNLKDMVQNRKVFNQKVEENVIDDLRKMGLELKSFNVQSFTDEKGVIDNLGIENTTKISKDASIAKANSEKEVAIAKAQAFKEAQDIEIKTQEEIAEKQNALKIKQADLKIESDTKQALADITYDIQKEKNRKEYEEVIGDANFTQQDQAIRANKAKLESEIKIDQQIKADAKLYNMTKDAEARLVEEQRQADAELYKRQKQAEGIKLQALAEAEAKKIQAEAEANAVKIKMLAEAEGIEARGNAEAQAKEKMLLAEARGKKETLLAEAEGLDKKAEAMKKYGEAAVAEMYFKALPEVAKNVAAPLNNIDKITMYGDGNTSKLISDITQSIGRINDGISDGAGIDIKSLLAGFLGGKVLDNIKKDNIETKEKESTKE; encoded by the coding sequence ATGATGGGAGCAGTTATATTTTATGGACTTATTATTGTAATTATTCTTGGGATTATTTTATCATTGTTTGCTTATGTGAGAGTGCCAAATGATAAAATGGCGTTTATTTCAGGATTTAGAAAAAGAATGGTTAGCGGAAGGCTTGCATTTTATGTGAGAGCTTTTGAAAGAGTCGATTATCTTGATTTGGCAGTATTTTCTGTCGATGTGGATACAAAGCAGTTTGTTCCTACCAATGATTTTATTAATATAAAAGCTGATGCGATTGTAAAATTGCAGGTGGGAACGGCACAGGAGATAATGCTTATTGCTAGTAAAAATTTTTTGAATAAAAATCATGAATACATGAGTAATGCGATAAAAGATGTATTGGAAGGAAATTTAAGAGAAATTATCGGACAGATGAATTTGAAAGATATGGTTCAGAATCGAAAAGTTTTTAATCAAAAAGTCGAAGAAAATGTAATTGATGATTTAAGAAAAATGGGACTTGAGCTAAAATCGTTTAATGTACAGTCGTTTACTGATGAAAAGGGAGTTATTGATAACTTAGGAATTGAAAATACGACTAAAATTTCAAAAGATGCAAGTATTGCAAAAGCTAATTCAGAAAAGGAAGTTGCGATTGCAAAAGCACAGGCTTTCAAAGAAGCACAGGATATTGAAATTAAGACTCAGGAAGAAATCGCAGAAAAACAAAATGCACTAAAAATTAAACAAGCGGATTTAAAAATAGAAAGTGATACAAAACAAGCTCTTGCAGATATAACTTACGATATTCAAAAAGAAAAAAATCGTAAAGAATATGAAGAAGTAATAGGAGATGCTAATTTTACGCAGCAAGATCAAGCAATTCGTGCAAATAAAGCAAAACTTGAAAGTGAAATTAAAATTGACCAGCAAATAAAAGCCGATGCAAAATTGTACAATATGACAAAAGACGCTGAAGCAAGATTAGTTGAAGAACAAAGACAAGCAGACGCCGAACTTTATAAACGGCAAAAACAAGCAGAAGGAATAAAGTTACAGGCTTTGGCAGAAGCAGAAGCCAAGAAAATTCAGGCAGAAGCAGAAGCGAATGCAGTAAAAATTAAGATGTTAGCAGAGGCAGAAGGAATAGAAGCCAGAGGTAATGCAGAAGCTCAAGCAAAAGAAAAAATGCTGTTGGCAGAAGCCAGAGGTAAAAAAGAGACATTATTAGCGGAAGCAGAAGGACTTGACAAAAAAGCGGAAGCAATGAAAAAATACGGGGAAGCAGCCGTTGCAGAAATGTACTTTAAAGCGCTTCCTGAAGTTGCAAAAAATGTAGCGGCACCATTAAATAATATTGATAAAATAACAATGTATGGAGATGGAAATACAAGCAAATTGATTTCTGACATTACTCAAAGTATCGGAAGAATCAATGATGGAATTTCTGATGGAGCAGGAATTGATATAAAATCACTGCTTGCAGGATTTTTGGGAGGAAAAGTACTAGATAATATTAAGAAGGATAATATTGAAACAAAAGAGAAAGAGAGTACGAAAGAATAA